The region TTCATATTTTTTCAGACTTTCTTGAGATAAGTTATAACGCCGCTTTGCCAGATCTATTTCCTGTGCAAGCTGCAACATCTCTGTCTCCTGATTTTTCAGGCGTCCAATAATTTCCGATTTTTTATCACCATGTTGCGCAATGCGTACACGCTGTTCCGCATCAAGGCTTTGCCGCCTGCTGAATAATTGTTGTTCGATCAAAAAAGTCAATTCCCCACCGCTGCTGTGACGCTCGCTCGATAGTTCAAATAATGTCTGACCTGCAGATACTCGGTCACCTTCATGCACGAGACTGCGAATTAAAACACCATCATTTCTTGCATTAATCCCAATACTTCCCGTATCAGGAATCAAGATACCGGCCGTGCGCGCTTTTTTTGTTACGCTACCTACTATAGAAAAAACAATTAAAGCACCTGCAATAATTAAAGAAACACCTGCGATTAACCAGTTGGATAAAGGTTGACTCAATCGAATAGCGCCCAACCATTGTTGATTGAACGAAGTTACAACTTCATCTCGAAACAATGGCAATTCTGATTCATTATCAATCGACATAAAAATTCAAAAAGCAAGTAGCCTCAGGCAAGAAGATGGCAAGAGTATAATTTCCGAATGGAAATGTAAATATTTTTTATCAACTTATTCGATAATTTTTCGATTTTTTAATAATTTTTTATCTTGACAAATTGGCTGGATTTTTAGTAAAAATACAATTTCACTCAATCCGAAGAATCTGATTTTCTTGTAATAAAGGGGAAATTTCAGTCAACAGAAAAAAAAGGTGGAATGATGTCAGTGACGACAGACGAATCTAGTCTCGCCAGCGCATTGCCGCGCACCTGAAAGGCCGATTGCGCCACCGCCTTGCCGCTGGCGTTGGCCAGCGCCAGCCTATGCCGGCCCGGCACCGGTTTCCAGCTGATGCTATCGTCGGCCGGCCCCAGGTCCTTGCCGTCGAGCCGCCAGCGCAAGCCCTGGCCCGCCTGCGCCTGGAAAAACACGCGCTGCAGGCGCTGCGGAATATCGGGATCGATGGCCAGGATGCTGTCGTCGGCCGGATAGACGATGGCCGGTGGGCGCGCGGTGGCGTCCAGCACGGCAATCAGCGCGCTTTCAGTGCCGGCGATAAACCATTCGCGGCGCGGCGCTTCGACCGCCGGCTGGTAAGTCACCACCTGTTGCAGCACGCCCGCGGGCGGCCTGGGCGCATGGCTGGCCACCTGCCTGTGCAGATAGGCTATCACGTCGTGCCAGACGGGTGCGGCGCCCGTCACGCCCGATACGTCCCACATGGGCTTGCCGTCGAAATTGCCGACCCAGACACCCACCGTGTAGCGCTCGGAATAGCCGACGCACCAGTTGTCGCGCATGTCCTTGCTGGTGCCGGTCTTCACGGCGCTCCAGAAATTCGTGCCCAGCTCATTGCGCAAGCCAAAGGTCATGCTGCGCGCGGCGCGGTCGGACAGGATGTCGCCGACGATAAAGGTGGCGCCCGCCTCCATCACGCGCAGCTTGCCTGCGCCAGCCTGCCCCGGCCGCACGCTGGCCGTGCTGTAGAGGCCGCCATTGGCCAGCACGCGGTAGGCGTTGGCCAGCTCCAGCAGGGTCACTTCGGACGAGCCCAGCGCCAGCGAGGGGCCATAATATTCGGCCGGCTCCGTCAGGCTGGACAGGCCGACCTCTTTCAAGCGATTATAAAAACTGTCCTGGCCCGTCAGCAGCACCGTGCGCACGGCCGGGATATTGAGCGAGCTGGCCAGGCTGGTGCGGGCGCTGACATGACCCTTGAAGTTGCGGTCGTAGTTTTGCGGCACATACATGCCGGCGCCGGTGGCGATATCGAGCGGCGTGTCGTCCATCACGGATGCCGCCGTCAGCAAGCGGCGCTCGATGGCCAGCCCATATAAAAAGGGTTTCAGGGTCGAACCGGCCTGGCGCGGCGCAGTCACGCCATCGACTTCGCTGCCGCCGGCATTGCCGACATAGGCAAGGATCTCGCCGCTGCGGTTGTCCAGCACGATGATGGCGCCGTCGTTGACATTGCGCTCGCGCAGGGACGCCAG is a window of Janthinobacterium sp. J1-1 DNA encoding:
- the pbpC gene encoding penicillin-binding protein 1C, whose protein sequence is MVIAVLCASLALPGLAQAVPTPAQVQAAYRSSEARLLDRGGAGLQSLRVDMLARRLPWVALADVSPALQQAVLLAEDRRFMRHGGVDIPAVATAAWDNLFSSKARGASTITMQLAGQLDPALLPSKSGRSVAQKWQQMRAARAIEASWSKAQILEAYLNLVSFRGDLQGVAAASNYLFGKAPSGLNQTDGIILASLVRAPNAPLAAVTRRACALAQEWRMDSSCQLIGQRVQTALQRSSQFAAPAPASQVARQLLKQAGAQVASTLDGQLQRFAQDNLRQQLASLRERNVNDGAIIVLDNRSGEILAYVGNAGGSEVDGVTAPRQAGSTLKPFLYGLAIERRLLTAASVMDDTPLDIATGAGMYVPQNYDRNFKGHVSARTSLASSLNIPAVRTVLLTGQDSFYNRLKEVGLSSLTEPAEYYGPSLALGSSEVTLLELANAYRVLANGGLYSTASVRPGQAGAGKLRVMEAGATFIVGDILSDRAARSMTFGLRNELGTNFWSAVKTGTSKDMRDNWCVGYSERYTVGVWVGNFDGKPMWDVSGVTGAAPVWHDVIAYLHRQVASHAPRPPAGVLQQVVTYQPAVEAPRREWFIAGTESALIAVLDATARPPAIVYPADDSILAIDPDIPQRLQRVFFQAQAGQGLRWRLDGKDLGPADDSISWKPVPGRHRLALANASGKAVAQSAFQVRGNALARLDSSVVTDIIPPFFSVD